One window from the genome of Bacillus tianshenii encodes:
- a CDS encoding sucrose-specific PTS transporter subunit IIBC, whose amino-acid sequence MQPKEVVKQLVPLLGGKDNIQSATHCATRLRLVLKDDDLADKNAIEELDDVKGAFLSSGQFQIIFGTGAVNKVHAAFIEEIGMDTEASQNHADAAKKKMNPIARLARVLSNIFVPIIPAIVASGVLMGLLGMLRAFELVETDSAWYMMLDMFSSAAFIILPILIGFSAAKEFGGNTYLGAVIGGIMTHPALLNPWVLGDANPEYMNVFGLDVALIGYQGTVLPILLTVYVMSKLERWLHKVVPQAVDLLVTPFVTVMMTGFVALLAVGPLGNMLGDGISTALDTLYNTAGALAGLIFGGLYSIIVITGVHHSFHAIEAGLLAKFGENFLLPIWSMANVAQGGAGLAVFFKTRNKKMKEIAIPSAFSAFLGITEPVIFGINLRLRTPFIGAAIGGALGGAYVVMMDVVANAYGLTGIPMIAIVWPLGTMNLVHYLIGFAIAVVTAFVATWILGIKEDVKK is encoded by the coding sequence ATGCAACCAAAAGAAGTTGTAAAACAATTAGTTCCTTTACTTGGTGGAAAAGACAATATTCAAAGTGCAACCCATTGTGCAACACGTCTCCGTCTTGTATTAAAAGACGATGACCTCGCAGACAAAAATGCCATTGAAGAACTTGATGATGTGAAAGGTGCTTTCTTAAGTTCCGGGCAATTTCAAATTATTTTTGGTACAGGAGCAGTAAACAAAGTACATGCGGCATTTATTGAGGAAATCGGAATGGACACAGAAGCGAGTCAAAATCACGCAGATGCTGCAAAGAAGAAAATGAATCCGATTGCACGCTTAGCAAGAGTGCTTTCTAATATCTTTGTACCGATTATCCCAGCAATTGTGGCAAGCGGTGTTCTAATGGGCCTACTTGGAATGCTTCGTGCTTTTGAGCTAGTCGAGACCGACAGTGCATGGTATATGATGCTTGATATGTTCTCAAGTGCAGCGTTTATCATTTTACCGATTTTGATTGGTTTTAGTGCAGCGAAAGAATTTGGTGGTAATACCTACTTAGGTGCTGTTATCGGTGGAATTATGACGCATCCAGCGCTATTAAACCCGTGGGTGCTTGGCGATGCAAACCCAGAGTATATGAATGTATTCGGGTTAGATGTTGCGTTAATTGGATATCAAGGTACAGTACTTCCAATTCTCTTAACTGTTTATGTGATGAGCAAGCTTGAGCGTTGGCTTCATAAAGTTGTCCCACAAGCAGTTGATTTACTTGTTACGCCATTTGTCACAGTTATGATGACAGGATTTGTTGCCTTGCTCGCGGTTGGTCCGCTTGGAAATATGCTAGGCGATGGAATTAGTACCGCTCTTGATACGCTTTATAACACAGCAGGGGCGTTAGCAGGTCTGATTTTCGGTGGGCTTTATTCAATCATTGTTATTACAGGTGTTCACCATAGCTTCCATGCGATTGAGGCAGGGTTGTTAGCGAAGTTCGGTGAAAACTTCTTGCTTCCAATTTGGTCGATGGCAAATGTAGCTCAAGGTGGAGCCGGCCTTGCTGTATTCTTTAAAACACGCAATAAGAAGATGAAAGAAATAGCGATTCCATCTGCATTTTCTGCATTCTTAGGTATTACAGAGCCTGTAATCTTCGGGATTAACTTAAGGCTACGTACCCCATTTATCGGGGCAGCAATCGGCGGTGCCCTTGGTGGTGCATATGTGGTTATGATGGATGTTGTAGCAAATGCATATGGGTTAACAGGTATTCCAATGATTGCAATTGTATGGCCACTTGGAACGATGAACCTTGTCCATTATTTGATTGGTTTTGCAATTGCTGTTGTGACAGCATTTGTTGCAACATGGATTTTAGGCATTAAAGAAGACGTGAAAAAGTAG
- a CDS encoding efflux RND transporter periplasmic adaptor subunit gives MKYLRWIVFTAMAVLIGVGTTFLTSNRVQSSNGAAHSKPTAYLEADSVDASFKIGGRITGILVEEGQHVKKGEVIARLESKELESKVAQAQAAVALAGGKVSEAQAAKQAAQAQQAKGKSAVHVTASTTDKQVQQAEAALKAAKAKVQALKNGARPEEKNQLTSKQQATEEAFKVAEKNYQRMQELYEEGAIAEVKVDEAKVQYEKAKAEYEAATEQQTMAQSGRKEEIAAAEAQVEQAQAALALAKAGKGQVDIQQKDVQAAGAQVQQASGAIESAQANKQKAQAALEEAQTYLSYTELKAPADGVIVSQSAELGELVNTGYPVFTVETTETRWAKFYFPENEVADLSVGDKVKVRIPALNEEAVGTIKVISPAADFAVKKASQSAGELDVRSFAVKVKFGKLPDKTATGMTVEFASVQSGETNGD, from the coding sequence GTGAAATATTTAAGGTGGATTGTATTTACAGCGATGGCTGTATTGATTGGAGTCGGCACGACATTTTTGACAAGCAATCGTGTCCAAAGCAGCAATGGAGCAGCTCATTCAAAGCCAACAGCCTATTTAGAAGCTGATTCGGTGGATGCTAGCTTTAAGATTGGTGGAAGAATTACTGGAATTTTAGTAGAGGAAGGACAGCATGTTAAGAAGGGTGAAGTGATTGCCCGCCTTGAGAGTAAGGAGCTTGAGAGTAAGGTAGCTCAAGCACAAGCAGCTGTAGCCTTAGCTGGGGGCAAAGTTTCTGAAGCACAAGCAGCGAAACAAGCAGCTCAAGCACAGCAAGCAAAAGGAAAAAGTGCAGTTCATGTGACTGCTTCTACAACTGACAAACAAGTTCAACAGGCGGAAGCAGCCCTTAAGGCAGCAAAAGCAAAAGTTCAAGCACTGAAAAATGGTGCTCGTCCTGAAGAAAAGAACCAATTAACAAGTAAACAACAAGCAACAGAAGAAGCTTTTAAAGTGGCGGAGAAGAACTATCAACGGATGCAAGAATTGTATGAGGAAGGCGCAATTGCTGAGGTGAAAGTTGACGAAGCAAAAGTGCAGTATGAGAAAGCCAAAGCTGAATACGAAGCAGCAACTGAGCAGCAAACGATGGCACAAAGCGGTCGAAAAGAAGAAATTGCCGCAGCCGAGGCACAGGTCGAACAGGCACAAGCAGCCCTAGCTCTTGCAAAGGCAGGTAAAGGTCAGGTTGATATTCAGCAAAAAGATGTTCAAGCAGCAGGAGCACAGGTTCAGCAAGCATCAGGTGCAATTGAATCAGCTCAAGCTAATAAACAAAAAGCCCAAGCAGCATTAGAAGAAGCACAAACATACTTATCTTACACAGAGTTAAAAGCACCAGCCGATGGTGTCATCGTCTCGCAGTCAGCAGAGCTTGGTGAATTAGTCAATACAGGTTATCCTGTATTTACGGTTGAAACAACTGAAACACGTTGGGCAAAATTTTATTTCCCTGAAAACGAAGTAGCTGATTTAAGTGTCGGGGACAAAGTGAAAGTTCGTATTCCAGCATTAAATGAAGAGGCAGTGGGAACAATTAAGGTCATTTCACCTGCAGCAGATTTTGCTGTAAAGAAAGCTTCTCAAAGTGCTGGGGAACTTGATGTTCGTTCATTTGCCGTAAAGGTTAAATTCGGAAAACTTCCAGATAAAACAGCAACAGGCATGACAGTTGAGTTTGCTAGTGTTCAAAGTGGTGAAACGAATGGAGATTAA
- a CDS encoding PRD domain-containing protein: MRIYKILNNNAVVVKENGEEKIVMGSGIAFQKRKNDIIPKSKIEKVFTVKEENERFQELLRTLPEEHIATAEGIITYAEQKLGVTFSPHIHIALSDHLSFALERLQKGLQIQNKLLNEIKVLYKEEYKIAQWAQEYIKEQLDVDIPDDEAGHIALHIHTAKMDDQSMNKTLTQTTMINDGIETLQACLEMPIDKESIAYQRLITHLRFALTRVEHEEEFHAMDIDMFNMIRSKYHEAFHCSAVMAKILSKEYGVYFPESEIAYLALHVQRIKNKV; this comes from the coding sequence ATGCGCATTTATAAAATTCTTAACAATAACGCTGTTGTTGTAAAAGAGAATGGTGAAGAAAAAATTGTGATGGGTTCAGGTATTGCCTTTCAGAAACGAAAAAATGATATCATTCCAAAGTCAAAGATCGAAAAAGTGTTCACGGTGAAAGAAGAAAATGAACGCTTTCAAGAATTGTTGCGAACATTGCCAGAAGAGCATATTGCAACGGCAGAAGGAATTATTACATATGCTGAGCAGAAGCTTGGGGTTACCTTCAGTCCTCATATTCATATTGCCCTTAGTGACCATTTGTCGTTCGCATTGGAAAGATTGCAAAAAGGTCTGCAAATTCAAAATAAGCTATTGAATGAAATAAAGGTTCTGTATAAAGAAGAATATAAAATTGCTCAATGGGCGCAGGAATATATTAAAGAACAGCTGGACGTTGACATACCGGATGATGAAGCCGGCCACATTGCTCTTCATATTCATACTGCCAAAATGGATGATCAAAGCATGAACAAGACGCTAACGCAAACGACGATGATTAACGATGGAATTGAGACATTACAGGCTTGCTTGGAAATGCCAATTGACAAAGAGAGTATTGCTTATCAACGGTTGATTACACATTTACGCTTTGCTTTAACACGTGTTGAGCATGAAGAAGAATTTCATGCGATGGATATTGATATGTTTAATATGATCCGTTCGAAATACCACGAAGCTTTTCATTGTTCAGCAGTTATGGCGAAAATTCTTTCTAAAGAGTATGGAGTTTATTTTCCCGAATCTGAAATAGCTTATCTAGCCCTTCATGTCCAAAGAATAAAAAATAAAGTGTAA
- a CDS encoding NAD(P)H-binding protein, translated as MKVLLLGATGRTGSVILDLFLKNNHSVHTLVRSPEKITETHKQMKIVEGNVLNAEDLQQAITGCEAVVSALNTDGDHTISASMPLIIEAMKKEGIKRVVTIGTAGILNSRFEEGKYRYETKESKRKSTRAAEDHRKGYELLKESDLDWTIVCPTYLPDGKRIGSCRAEKNLLPLDGKKIHVPDVAEFSYYELFNKDYLNSRVGIAY; from the coding sequence ATGAAAGTACTATTGTTAGGTGCAACTGGAAGAACAGGCTCGGTTATTCTTGACTTATTTCTCAAAAATAACCACAGTGTCCACACTCTCGTTAGGTCTCCTGAAAAAATAACCGAGACACATAAACAAATGAAGATTGTTGAAGGGAACGTATTGAATGCGGAAGATCTCCAGCAGGCAATAACAGGATGTGAAGCAGTAGTCAGCGCACTCAATACAGACGGTGACCATACGATTTCAGCAAGCATGCCTTTGATTATTGAAGCAATGAAAAAAGAAGGGATAAAGCGAGTTGTTACAATCGGTACCGCCGGAATTTTGAATAGCCGCTTTGAAGAAGGAAAGTATCGCTACGAAACGAAGGAATCGAAACGTAAAAGTACTCGAGCAGCGGAAGATCACCGCAAAGGATATGAACTCCTAAAGGAATCAGACTTAGACTGGACAATCGTCTGCCCTACTTACCTTCCAGATGGTAAAAGAATTGGCTCATGTAGAGCAGAAAAAAACCTCCTTCCACTTGATGGAAAGAAGATTCATGTTCCTGATGTTGCTGAGTTTTCTTACTATGAATTATTTAACAAAGACTACCTCAATTCTCGTGTCGGCATTGCATATTAA
- a CDS encoding DUF5342 family protein — MISHFQYKERSKGLAGWSFSFFYQGTRYSGIYHRDGRIEWHQPAPGEKDIEKLRSQLHELMLFHVYE, encoded by the coding sequence TTGATCTCACATTTTCAATATAAAGAACGCAGCAAAGGTCTTGCTGGCTGGAGCTTTTCTTTCTTTTACCAGGGCACACGCTACAGTGGCATTTATCATCGTGATGGTAGAATCGAATGGCATCAGCCTGCTCCAGGTGAAAAAGATATCGAAAAACTCCGCTCGCAATTACATGAATTAATGCTCTTTCACGTCTACGAGTAA
- the hmpA gene encoding NO-inducible flavohemoprotein, whose amino-acid sequence MLSQKTIDIVKSTVPVLEKHGEDITSCFYQMMFKDHPELLNIFNQTNQKQGKQPRALAASVYAAAQHIDNLEAILPVVKQIAHKHRSLEIKPEHYPIVGKYLLLAIKEVLQDAATDDIIEAWGEAYGVIADAFISVEAGMYEEVKNVEGGWNGFRNFIVDKKVKESDVITSFYLKPEDGQAIAPFEAGQYISVKITIPGEEYTHMRQYSLSDAVNGSYYRISVKRETNNEAPDGIVSNFLHNELNEGSVIEITAPAGEFTLDTNKDTPVVFISGGVGQTPLVSMLKSVTALQPERNVTFIHAAINGNMHALKDEVAELASKNENVHSYVCYEQPTEADKEACTFQKEGYVDREWLEKLIPSKDAEVYFCGPVPFMRAVNSALKELGMKEENIHFEFFGPAGSLEAPQETTV is encoded by the coding sequence ATGCTAAGCCAAAAAACAATCGATATCGTAAAGTCAACTGTACCTGTGCTTGAAAAGCATGGTGAAGATATTACTTCTTGTTTCTATCAAATGATGTTCAAGGACCATCCTGAACTTCTAAATATTTTTAACCAAACAAATCAAAAACAAGGGAAACAACCTCGTGCATTAGCGGCTTCTGTCTATGCAGCTGCACAACACATCGACAACCTTGAAGCAATTCTTCCTGTTGTGAAGCAAATTGCTCACAAACACCGTAGCTTAGAAATCAAACCAGAACACTATCCAATTGTAGGAAAATACCTTTTACTAGCGATTAAGGAAGTGCTTCAAGATGCTGCCACTGACGATATTATTGAAGCATGGGGAGAAGCATACGGCGTGATTGCAGATGCATTCATCTCAGTTGAAGCTGGAATGTATGAAGAAGTGAAGAATGTTGAAGGTGGTTGGAACGGTTTCCGTAACTTTATCGTTGATAAAAAGGTAAAAGAAAGTGATGTCATTACATCGTTCTATCTTAAGCCTGAAGATGGACAAGCAATCGCACCATTTGAAGCAGGACAATATATAAGCGTAAAAATCACAATTCCTGGTGAAGAATATACTCATATGCGTCAATACAGCCTATCAGATGCTGTAAATGGCTCCTACTACCGTATTAGTGTGAAGCGTGAAACAAATAATGAAGCACCTGATGGAATTGTATCGAATTTCCTTCACAATGAACTGAATGAAGGTAGTGTCATTGAAATTACAGCACCTGCTGGCGAATTTACACTTGATACAAACAAAGATACTCCTGTTGTCTTCATCAGCGGCGGTGTTGGTCAAACACCACTTGTAAGCATGTTAAAATCTGTGACAGCACTTCAGCCTGAGCGCAACGTAACATTCATCCATGCGGCGATTAATGGCAACATGCATGCACTTAAAGATGAAGTAGCAGAGCTTGCAAGTAAAAATGAAAATGTTCACTCTTATGTATGTTACGAGCAGCCTACAGAAGCTGATAAAGAAGCTTGCACCTTCCAAAAAGAAGGGTATGTGGACCGTGAATGGTTAGAAAAGCTTATTCCATCTAAAGATGCAGAAGTTTATTTCTGTGGACCTGTCCCATTTATGCGAGCTGTAAACAGCGCACTTAAAGAATTAGGCATGAAAGAAGAAAACATTCACTTCGAATTCTTTGGCCCTGCCGGTTCACTAGAAGCTCCACAAGAAACAACAGTTTAA
- a CDS encoding alpha/beta-type small acid-soluble spore protein has protein sequence MQNQSNRNNTNELVVPGVQQAIDQMKYEIAQEFGVQLGPDATSRANGSVGGEITKRLVQMAEQQMNGYQQQ, from the coding sequence ATGCAAAATCAATCAAACCGCAACAACACTAACGAATTAGTAGTACCTGGTGTACAACAAGCGATTGACCAAATGAAATATGAAATCGCTCAAGAATTTGGCGTACAACTTGGTCCTGATGCAACTTCTCGTGCTAACGGTTCAGTTGGAGGAGAAATTACAAAGCGCCTTGTTCAAATGGCTGAGCAACAAATGAACGGTTACCAACAACAATAA
- a CDS encoding ABC transporter permease, with the protein MEIKVGNIITEEWQNILKDRRLFAVLLIVPIIYTAMFGYLYSSNRVQDLSTLIVDHDKSQMSREIIQAFDETSTLQVTGHYDSEADVKKMLATSQARVAIIIPNHFSERIKDGDTEPILTLIDGSNMLISNAATRAANEVVATVSAGIGTEKIQKQGSRLEEAMGTFQSVPFRSRILYNPTFNYSEFLVYGLIGAVLQQVLLLGIALTVTRDKESGMWQRFAAWREVPWRIAYAKTAPYFLIGLFNTLSTLLVAVYGFHLPLNSVLWPVFLISISFTFALLGIGYFASLLSANQVGATQVTMLIAVPSFLLSGFTWPFEAMPQALNVLGHLLPLTYFLDGVRHLFVKGNDLSVVLNDVIVLGLMGLVTFFIAFLISSTQRFWHGKKDVQTQDNQLSV; encoded by the coding sequence ATGGAGATTAAGGTAGGAAACATTATTACAGAAGAATGGCAAAATATATTAAAGGATCGGCGTTTGTTCGCCGTTCTTTTAATTGTACCAATTATTTATACAGCAATGTTTGGATATCTGTATTCCAGCAATCGTGTCCAAGATTTATCGACACTTATCGTTGATCATGATAAAAGTCAAATGAGTCGCGAGATTATTCAAGCTTTTGATGAAACAAGTACATTACAAGTTACTGGACACTATGACTCAGAAGCAGATGTGAAGAAAATGTTAGCAACTAGTCAAGCACGAGTGGCCATTATTATTCCTAATCATTTTTCAGAAAGGATCAAAGACGGGGATACAGAACCTATTCTTACATTAATAGATGGAAGTAATATGTTAATTTCTAATGCGGCTACACGGGCAGCCAATGAAGTGGTAGCGACTGTTAGTGCAGGCATCGGAACAGAGAAAATACAAAAGCAAGGCTCACGGCTTGAGGAAGCAATGGGAACCTTTCAGTCCGTTCCATTTCGTTCACGAATTCTTTACAATCCGACCTTTAACTATAGTGAGTTCTTAGTGTATGGATTAATTGGTGCAGTATTGCAGCAGGTTTTATTGCTGGGGATTGCATTAACAGTAACCCGTGATAAGGAAAGTGGAATGTGGCAACGGTTTGCTGCATGGCGGGAAGTACCTTGGAGAATTGCCTATGCGAAGACCGCGCCATATTTCTTAATTGGCTTATTTAACACACTATCCACGTTGTTAGTAGCTGTGTATGGTTTTCACCTTCCATTAAATAGTGTGCTTTGGCCAGTATTCCTTATCTCTATTTCCTTTACGTTTGCCTTACTTGGTATTGGATATTTTGCAAGCTTGCTTTCTGCCAACCAGGTTGGGGCTACGCAAGTTACGATGCTTATTGCCGTTCCATCGTTCTTGCTTTCAGGCTTCACATGGCCTTTCGAAGCGATGCCGCAAGCATTAAATGTGTTAGGTCACCTCCTGCCGTTAACATATTTTCTAGATGGTGTACGGCATTTATTTGTAAAAGGAAATGACCTGTCTGTTGTTTTAAATGATGTGATTGTTCTTGGTTTAATGGGATTGGTTACATTTTTCATTGCATTTCTTATTTCAAGTACACAGCGTTTTTGGCATGGCAAAAAGGATGTTCAAACACAAGACAATCAACTATCGGTATAA
- the fumC gene encoding class II fumarate hydratase → MDYRVEKDTIGEIKVPADKLWGAQTQRSSENFNIGQETMPLEVIRAMAVLKKSAALANEQLDKIEKEKADAIVAAADEVIEGKWDDHFPLRVWQTGSGTQTNMNVNEVIARRGNQILEEKGSKTRLHPNDDINRSQSSNDTFPTAMHIAGVMAVENHLLPTITKLRQTIDKKSDEYSDIIKTGRTHLQDATPLTLGQEMSGWSRMLEKSETMIKNSLEMMRELAIGGTAVGTGLNAHPQFGAITAREISKFTKTNFISAPNKFHALTSHDEIVHVHGALKALAADFMKIANDVRWLASGPRCGIGEINIPANEPGSSIMPGKVNPTQSEAATMVATQVMGNDAAIGIGASQGNFELNVFKPVIIYNFLQSVRLLTDSIVSFHDRCVIGIEPNQEKIDQYLRDSLMLVTALNPHIGYEKAAEIAKLAHKENLTLKEATLKTGYLTEEQFEEIVDPSKMVGPKE, encoded by the coding sequence ATGGATTATCGGGTTGAGAAAGATACGATTGGTGAAATTAAAGTTCCTGCAGATAAATTATGGGGAGCGCAGACACAAAGAAGTAGTGAAAACTTTAACATCGGGCAAGAGACAATGCCATTAGAAGTTATTCGAGCAATGGCAGTGTTAAAGAAAAGTGCTGCGCTTGCTAATGAGCAGCTTGATAAGATTGAAAAAGAAAAAGCAGACGCTATTGTGGCTGCAGCTGATGAGGTTATTGAAGGGAAATGGGATGACCATTTTCCACTTCGTGTGTGGCAAACAGGTAGCGGGACACAAACAAATATGAACGTGAATGAAGTGATTGCCCGCAGAGGGAATCAAATTCTTGAGGAAAAAGGAAGTAAAACACGTCTACATCCGAATGATGATATCAATCGTTCGCAAAGTTCAAACGATACCTTTCCTACAGCAATGCATATTGCTGGCGTAATGGCTGTAGAGAATCATCTGTTGCCTACTATTACGAAGCTACGCCAGACTATTGACAAGAAAAGCGATGAATATAGCGATATCATTAAGACTGGCCGTACACACCTTCAAGATGCAACACCACTTACACTTGGACAAGAAATGAGTGGTTGGTCGCGTATGCTTGAAAAAAGTGAAACAATGATTAAAAACAGCTTGGAAATGATGCGTGAACTTGCAATTGGAGGAACTGCAGTTGGCACTGGATTGAATGCTCATCCTCAATTTGGAGCAATTACTGCGCGTGAAATTAGTAAGTTTACGAAAACAAATTTTATTTCTGCACCAAATAAATTTCATGCATTGACAAGTCATGATGAAATTGTTCATGTTCATGGTGCACTTAAGGCGCTGGCAGCAGACTTTATGAAAATTGCTAATGATGTTCGCTGGCTTGCAAGTGGACCGAGGTGTGGGATTGGAGAAATCAACATTCCAGCTAATGAGCCAGGGAGCTCAATTATGCCAGGGAAGGTGAATCCTACACAAAGTGAAGCTGCTACGATGGTAGCAACCCAAGTAATGGGGAATGATGCTGCAATCGGTATTGGAGCAAGTCAAGGGAATTTTGAATTAAACGTCTTTAAACCAGTAATTATTTACAACTTCCTGCAATCTGTGCGTCTCTTAACCGATTCAATTGTTTCTTTCCATGACCGTTGTGTAATTGGAATTGAGCCAAATCAAGAAAAGATTGACCAATACTTACGGGATTCTTTAATGCTTGTCACTGCACTGAACCCACATATTGGCTATGAAAAAGCAGCGGAGATTGCAAAGCTTGCACACAAAGAAAATTTAACCTTAAAAGAAGCAACATTGAAAACGGGTTATTTAACAGAAGAGCAGTTTGAAGAAATAGTTGACCCATCAAAAATGGTTGGACCAAAAGAATAA
- a CDS encoding TetR/AcrR family transcriptional regulator, which translates to MSKDKREKVIEAAKKSFSMFGYKATTIEQIAKIAGVGKGTIYTYFSNKEELLQEILDNLMEEMRESASKAIDPERDFGKNLHHAIYSILIYRKEHGLLLKLAEEVKEIGTQAAVDALQAIEDSIITFIKSQLNQAIEKGKIRDCNSELTAFAMIKMYVALVLDWEKKHEPLSNEQVLDFFERYLMMGLENEHSGGNDK; encoded by the coding sequence GTGTCAAAAGATAAGCGAGAGAAAGTAATTGAAGCGGCTAAGAAATCATTTTCGATGTTTGGATATAAAGCGACAACGATTGAACAGATCGCAAAGATTGCAGGAGTAGGTAAAGGCACAATTTACACGTACTTTTCTAATAAGGAAGAACTCTTGCAAGAGATACTTGATAATTTAATGGAAGAAATGCGGGAATCAGCAAGTAAAGCAATTGACCCTGAACGAGATTTTGGGAAGAACCTACATCATGCGATTTACAGCATTTTAATCTATCGGAAAGAACATGGCTTATTATTAAAGCTTGCGGAAGAAGTGAAAGAGATTGGCACACAGGCCGCAGTAGATGCATTGCAGGCAATTGAAGATAGCATTATTACATTTATTAAATCGCAGCTCAATCAAGCTATTGAAAAAGGAAAAATTAGAGATTGTAATTCAGAATTAACGGCTTTTGCGATGATCAAAATGTATGTTGCTCTTGTATTAGATTGGGAGAAAAAACATGAGCCACTTTCTAATGAGCAGGTTCTTGATTTTTTTGAACGTTATTTAATGATGGGATTAGAGAATGAACATAGCGGAGGGAATGACAAGTGA
- a CDS encoding metal-sensitive transcriptional regulator, producing the protein MEYPQDMKNRLKRIEGQVRGVLRMMEEDKDCKDVITQLSAARSAIDRAIGYIVAKNLESCIRTQADKGESAEDVINEAVQMIVKSR; encoded by the coding sequence ATGGAATATCCTCAAGATATGAAGAATCGTCTTAAGCGAATAGAAGGACAAGTTCGTGGTGTGCTGCGAATGATGGAAGAAGATAAAGATTGTAAAGACGTTATTACTCAACTTTCAGCAGCGCGGTCAGCGATTGACAGGGCAATTGGTTACATTGTGGCGAAAAACCTTGAATCCTGTATCCGCACTCAAGCTGATAAAGGTGAAAGCGCTGAAGATGTAATTAATGAAGCAGTACAAATGATTGTAAAGAGTCGCTAA
- a CDS encoding aminoimidazole riboside kinase, translated as MEKQPKGIITLGEALIDFIPLDVENINYQKSPGGAPANVAVGAARLGSKTTFVGKVGDDVLGEFLHDTLKKYGVQTEEMSFSKEVRTGVVFVTLQEDGERSFEFYINPGADQFLRSDELNTQLFRENRILHIGSISMIREPVKGATDYAVTLAKENGMIVSFDPNIRLSLWTNEQEARETILDMLPRADIVKVSEEEVAFLTGEEELEAGIEKLAAYRIPLLVVTCGKDGSRIVFGKDKAHVESLNVEAIDTTGAGDAFMSAFLYKLNEMEHHLSEFTLSDVVSIARFASISGGLAVSKKGAMTALPTMQEVEEILRKGAN; from the coding sequence ATGGAAAAACAACCAAAAGGAATTATTACGTTGGGTGAAGCATTGATTGATTTTATCCCATTGGATGTTGAAAATATTAACTATCAAAAAAGCCCTGGCGGTGCCCCAGCAAATGTTGCTGTGGGTGCTGCACGGCTTGGTTCGAAGACGACTTTCGTTGGGAAAGTCGGCGATGATGTGTTAGGCGAATTTTTACATGATACACTCAAAAAATATGGAGTTCAAACGGAGGAAATGAGCTTTTCTAAGGAAGTTCGCACAGGTGTCGTCTTTGTGACATTGCAAGAGGATGGTGAGCGTAGCTTTGAATTTTACATTAATCCTGGTGCCGACCAATTTCTACGAAGCGACGAATTGAACACACAATTATTCCGTGAAAATCGTATTCTCCATATTGGTTCTATTTCAATGATAAGAGAGCCAGTTAAGGGTGCAACTGACTATGCGGTTACGCTTGCGAAAGAAAACGGGATGATCGTTTCATTTGATCCAAATATTCGACTGTCATTATGGACGAATGAGCAAGAAGCGAGAGAAACGATTCTAGATATGCTGCCACGTGCAGATATCGTTAAAGTTTCTGAAGAAGAAGTGGCATTTTTAACAGGTGAGGAAGAGTTAGAGGCAGGGATTGAGAAGTTAGCTGCTTATCGCATTCCACTGTTAGTTGTTACATGCGGAAAGGACGGAAGCCGGATCGTTTTTGGAAAAGATAAAGCTCATGTCGAGTCGCTAAATGTTGAAGCTATTGATACAACAGGTGCTGGGGATGCTTTCATGTCAGCATTTCTCTACAAATTAAATGAAATGGAACATCATCTAAGTGAATTCACACTTTCAGATGTAGTTTCTATTGCTCGTTTTGCAAGTATAAGCGGCGGGCTAGCTGTTTCGAAAAAAGGTGCGATGACTGCACTTCCGACAATGCAGGAAGTTGAAGAAATTCTTCGGAAAGGAGCAAATTAG